In Anaeromyxobacter sp., the following proteins share a genomic window:
- a CDS encoding methyltransferase has translation MVDVYLPMMKAAAIISAGQLRLFEALAGGPLGVARLAEVTGSSELGIRHLADFLVAVGYLVEGPEGLSNSRRAARWFTGQGDVDYTAGLLWTAESWGLMGHLTAAVRQGAPEKTLWESMQERPHWGPIFSSYMMAFARHLGPDLLERVVLPGGARRLLDLGGSHGLHSVGFCRRYPQLESVIVDFPSALTQTEAMLAREGLSDRIRVQPGNLLEGSWGDGYDVVLYLSVAHNQTAEDNARVLRHIGAVLRPGGLLVIHEYLAGAPLDVYDAAFRLTLLVETATRTYSLEEISAWLADAGFEPPERTDLAPREKGSLVFARRRA, from the coding sequence ATGGTCGACGTCTACTTACCGATGATGAAGGCCGCGGCCATCATATCCGCAGGCCAGCTGCGGCTCTTCGAGGCGCTGGCCGGAGGGCCGCTGGGCGTGGCCCGCCTGGCCGAGGTCACCGGCTCGAGCGAGCTGGGCATCCGGCACCTGGCCGACTTCCTGGTGGCCGTGGGGTACCTGGTGGAGGGTCCCGAGGGGCTGTCCAACTCGCGGCGCGCGGCCCGCTGGTTCACCGGCCAGGGCGACGTGGACTACACCGCGGGCCTGCTCTGGACCGCCGAGTCCTGGGGCCTGATGGGCCACCTGACGGCGGCGGTGCGCCAGGGCGCGCCCGAGAAGACGCTGTGGGAGTCGATGCAGGAGCGGCCCCACTGGGGCCCCATCTTCTCGAGCTACATGATGGCCTTCGCCAGGCACCTGGGGCCGGACCTGCTCGAGCGGGTGGTCCTGCCCGGGGGAGCCCGCCGGCTCCTCGACCTGGGTGGGTCCCACGGGCTCCACTCGGTCGGCTTCTGCCGGCGCTACCCGCAGCTGGAGTCGGTCATCGTCGACTTCCCCAGCGCCCTCACCCAGACCGAGGCCATGCTGGCGCGCGAGGGGCTCTCCGATCGCATCCGCGTCCAGCCGGGCAACCTGCTGGAGGGCAGCTGGGGTGACGGCTACGACGTGGTGCTCTACCTCTCGGTGGCCCACAACCAGACCGCCGAGGACAACGCCCGGGTGCTCAGGCACATCGGGGCGGTGCTGCGCCCGGGCGGCCTGCTGGTGATCCACGAGTACCTCGCCGGCGCGCCGCTCGACGTCTACGACGCGGCCTTCCGGCTCACCCTGCTGGTCGAGACCGCCACCCGCACCTACAGCCTGGAGGAGATCTCCGCCTGGCTGGCCGACGCCGGCTTCGAGCCGCCGGAGCGGACCGACCTGGCGCCGCGGGAGAAGGGCTCGCTGGTCTTCGCGCGCAGGCGGGCCTGA
- a CDS encoding queuosine precursor transporter has product MSTPPPARTYRYYDLLMAAFVTVLLCANLVGVSKAVTVAGFTFGAGNLFFPLSYLFGDVLTEVYGYARSRKVVWAGFAALAYASLMSAVVVQMPPSPEWQGQEALAAVFGSTWRTALASLLGYACGEFANSVTLAKLKVKTAGRFLWVRTIGSTVVGEAADTLVFYPLAFLGVWAPSLLLKVMLGNYALKVAWEVLATPVTYRVVGFLKRREQEDYYDRDTDFTPFSLKT; this is encoded by the coding sequence ATGTCCACGCCACCTCCCGCCAGAACTTACCGGTACTACGACCTGCTCATGGCCGCATTCGTCACGGTGCTGCTGTGCGCCAACCTGGTGGGCGTGAGCAAGGCGGTCACGGTGGCCGGCTTCACCTTCGGCGCCGGCAACCTGTTCTTCCCGCTCAGCTACCTCTTCGGCGACGTCCTGACCGAGGTCTACGGCTACGCCCGCTCCCGCAAGGTGGTGTGGGCCGGCTTCGCGGCCCTGGCCTACGCCTCGCTCATGAGCGCGGTGGTGGTGCAGATGCCGCCCTCGCCCGAGTGGCAGGGCCAGGAGGCCCTGGCGGCCGTCTTCGGCTCCACCTGGCGCACCGCGCTGGCCTCGCTGCTGGGGTACGCCTGCGGGGAGTTCGCCAACTCGGTGACCCTGGCCAAGCTCAAGGTGAAGACCGCCGGCCGCTTCCTGTGGGTGCGGACCATCGGCTCCACCGTGGTGGGCGAGGCCGCCGACACGCTGGTGTTCTACCCCCTGGCGTTCCTGGGCGTCTGGGCGCCCTCGCTGCTGCTCAAGGTGATGCTGGGGAACTACGCGCTCAAGGTGGCCTGGGAGGTGCTGGCCACCCCGGTGACCTACCGGGTGGTGGGCTTCCTGAAGCGGCGGGAGCAGGAGGACTACTACGACCGCGACACCGACTTCACGCCCTTCTCGCTGAAGACGTGA
- a CDS encoding HEAT repeat domain-containing protein: MARRGGGWPRWGRWALGGALATALLVAIALVTFGPLGSGLRALPRWEPGQAYRYRLDYRATERVALLGDPAAAGGRADVEGRFEVAATLVLGALGVEPGGSLLALTLEAPTAARFEFMGQPLVPEAEARAQLAAGEALLVLTPGGQVASVRFVPGAPVLFRRTVLTVLSELRLDLRAGQAAWQVAEAGQRGAGQAAWSARRGLTADLATKLKAPYTRLHAVPEGLAGLAQDLDARVEVEVTLRGRLRRVASSERLSLRTAARATRLAAEASCSLLLSGERPLDAPRGLEALRDRALERLAEAAPARLEDPSPSEETRRALEEQVAGGVDLAVLMGRLDGLAAGHPLPADFMWRGGTWLRLHPEACAALAARFREAGATPRVRRALVSLLVQAASAEAQATLRELLSAATSRAQEGWPRLLTQLTFLETPEPATLELLAAVAGADGPGRTAATMALGAAIGRARGEEAAAVASELDRRLGAELAATADPARQAVLLASLANAGRPDDVPVVLPFAAARSAQVRIAAADALGRTPTPDGVAALERLVVDGELPVQGAAIAALARHAPGQQGLERLAALVRGGAVHELSFPALLNLAAASRATGAPPPAVRALLAAMSAAPIGRPEIRRLVDDALAAAP; the protein is encoded by the coding sequence ATGGCGCGGCGAGGCGGCGGCTGGCCGAGGTGGGGGCGCTGGGCGCTCGGCGGGGCGCTGGCGACGGCCCTGCTGGTGGCGATCGCGCTGGTGACCTTCGGGCCGCTGGGGTCCGGGCTGCGCGCCCTGCCCCGGTGGGAGCCGGGCCAGGCCTACCGCTACCGGCTGGACTACCGGGCCACCGAGCGGGTGGCGCTGCTGGGTGACCCGGCGGCGGCCGGTGGGCGGGCCGACGTGGAGGGGCGCTTCGAGGTGGCCGCCACCCTGGTGCTGGGCGCGCTCGGGGTGGAGCCAGGCGGGTCGCTCCTGGCGCTCACCCTGGAGGCGCCCACGGCGGCCCGCTTCGAGTTCATGGGGCAGCCGCTGGTGCCCGAGGCGGAGGCGAGGGCCCAGCTGGCCGCGGGCGAGGCGCTGCTGGTGCTCACCCCCGGGGGCCAGGTGGCGTCGGTCCGCTTCGTGCCGGGCGCGCCGGTCCTCTTCCGGCGGACGGTGCTGACCGTCCTCTCGGAGCTTCGCCTGGACCTGCGCGCCGGGCAGGCGGCCTGGCAGGTCGCCGAGGCGGGCCAGCGCGGCGCCGGCCAGGCGGCCTGGAGCGCGCGCCGCGGCCTCACGGCCGACCTGGCCACCAAGCTGAAGGCGCCCTACACCCGGCTGCACGCCGTGCCGGAGGGGCTGGCCGGGCTGGCGCAGGACCTCGACGCCCGGGTCGAGGTCGAGGTCACCCTGCGCGGCCGCCTCCGGCGCGTCGCCAGCTCGGAGCGGCTCAGCCTCCGCACGGCCGCCCGCGCCACCCGGCTGGCCGCCGAGGCCAGCTGCTCGCTCCTGCTCTCCGGGGAGCGCCCGCTCGACGCGCCGCGGGGGCTCGAGGCGCTGCGGGACCGGGCGCTGGAGCGGCTGGCCGAGGCCGCGCCGGCCCGGCTGGAGGATCCCAGCCCGTCGGAGGAGACCCGGCGGGCGCTCGAGGAGCAGGTGGCCGGCGGGGTGGACCTGGCCGTGCTCATGGGCCGGCTCGACGGGCTGGCGGCCGGTCACCCGCTGCCCGCCGACTTCATGTGGCGTGGCGGCACCTGGCTCAGGCTCCACCCGGAGGCCTGCGCCGCCCTGGCGGCTCGCTTCCGCGAGGCCGGCGCCACGCCGCGGGTGCGCCGGGCGCTGGTCTCGCTGCTGGTCCAGGCGGCCTCGGCGGAGGCCCAGGCCACCCTGCGCGAGCTGCTGTCCGCCGCGACGTCGCGCGCCCAGGAGGGCTGGCCGCGCCTCCTCACCCAGCTCACCTTCCTGGAGACGCCCGAGCCGGCCACGCTCGAGCTCCTGGCCGCCGTGGCCGGCGCCGATGGGCCGGGCCGCACCGCGGCCACCATGGCGCTGGGGGCGGCCATCGGCCGGGCGCGCGGCGAGGAGGCCGCCGCGGTGGCGTCGGAGCTCGACCGGCGCCTCGGCGCCGAGCTGGCGGCGACCGCCGATCCGGCCCGCCAGGCCGTCCTGCTGGCCTCCCTGGCCAACGCCGGGCGGCCCGACGACGTCCCGGTGGTGCTGCCCTTCGCCGCGGCCCGGTCGGCGCAGGTCCGCATCGCGGCGGCCGACGCCCTGGGCCGGACGCCCACGCCGGACGGGGTGGCGGCGCTGGAGCGGCTGGTGGTGGACGGGGAGCTGCCGGTGCAGGGCGCGGCCATCGCGGCGCTGGCCCGCCACGCGCCCGGCCAGCAGGGCCTGGAGCGGCTGGCCGCCCTGGTGCGGGGCGGGGCGGTCCACGAGCTCTCCTTCCCGGCGCTCCTCAACCTGGCCGCGGCCAGCCGGGCCACCGGCGCGCCGCCACCCGCCGTCCGGGCGCTGCTGGCGGCCATGTCGGCCGCGCCCATCGGCCGGCCGGAGATCCGGCGGCTGGTGGACGACGCGCTGGCGGCCGCGCCCTGA
- a CDS encoding DUF4388 domain-containing protein: protein MTNRSESPAGAGFSGATGGLPLVDLLQVWSLNHFSGLVAVTFHGQVGHLYFEAGEVVHAEAGQVVGEQAVGVILGWPDGAFEPFPNTTTLKRTITKRLSHLLLDTHRVLDEQRRQPAPALTPPPIGPAARERAVPSTVDRVRAIQGVARAVRFGSDGRTAPGEGPAAEELAAKGLYLALNHAGAVGAAFGLGALVVATLQGAREAFLVVHSNGNYLGVAGGPGVAMEPIAVQVRGLLTRPAGR, encoded by the coding sequence ATGACCAATCGCTCCGAGAGTCCAGCCGGCGCCGGCTTCAGCGGCGCCACCGGCGGCCTGCCGCTGGTGGACCTGCTCCAGGTCTGGTCGCTCAACCACTTCTCCGGCCTGGTGGCGGTCACCTTCCACGGCCAGGTGGGGCACCTCTACTTCGAGGCCGGCGAGGTGGTGCACGCCGAGGCCGGCCAGGTGGTGGGCGAGCAGGCCGTGGGCGTCATCCTCGGCTGGCCCGACGGCGCCTTCGAGCCCTTCCCCAACACCACCACCCTCAAGCGGACCATCACCAAGCGGCTCAGCCACCTGCTGCTCGACACCCACCGGGTGCTGGACGAGCAGCGCCGCCAGCCGGCGCCGGCCCTGACGCCGCCGCCCATCGGCCCGGCGGCGCGGGAGCGGGCCGTGCCCAGCACGGTGGACCGGGTCCGGGCCATCCAGGGCGTGGCCCGCGCGGTGCGCTTCGGGAGCGACGGGCGCACGGCGCCCGGCGAGGGGCCCGCGGCCGAGGAGCTGGCCGCCAAGGGGCTGTACCTGGCGCTGAACCACGCCGGCGCGGTCGGGGCGGCCTTCGGGCTGGGCGCGCTGGTGGTGGCCACCCTGCAGGGCGCCCGCGAGGCGTTCCTGGTGGTGCACAGCAACGGCAACTACCTGGGCGTGGCGGGCGGTCCGGGGGTCGCCATGGAGCCCATCGCGGTGCAGGTGCGCGGGCTGCTGACGCGCCCGGCGGGGAGGTGA